A genomic stretch from Centroberyx gerrardi isolate f3 chromosome 10, fCenGer3.hap1.cur.20231027, whole genome shotgun sequence includes:
- the LOC139933076 gene encoding claudin-10-like, producing the protein MRKRLIQVFGFLISTLGWLFILCTMAMDFWRITQLGGQGGSFIIKVAWYWSNLWKDCFTDSTAVTNCRDFPVLWTVTPYVQGVRGLLMCGLTLGFFGATFCFVGMECTYIGGADKTKDKLLLVGAVFHFVGGLSDIAAYCLYINRVARTTFAASLQPGVLRYDIGTPIFLGLVGCFFILLGAVLYAVTVYRVILPQSRVVYAYGTRTYMDPRSAGRTLYTGYYRPSKQYGSYMGSGRSNSSKISKLSQTTPEKMSERDAFV; encoded by the exons atgagGAAACGTCTGATCCAAGTGTTTGGCTTCCTGATCTCCACACTGGGATGGCTGTTTATCCTCTGCACCATGGCCATGGACTTCTGGAGGATCACCCAATTAGGAGGACAAGGAGGTTCCTTCATCATCAAGGTGGCATGGTACTGGTCCAACCTGTGGAAGGACTGCTTCACCGACTCCACAGCAGTAACCAACTGTAGAGACTTCCCAGTGCTCTGGACTGTCACCC CGTATGTCCAGGGAGTGCGAGGCCTGCTAATGTGCGGGTTAACTCTTGGGTTCTTTGGTGCAACATTCTGCTTCGTTGGGATGGAGTGCACTTATATTGGCGGAGCGGATAAAACCAAGGACAAACTGCTCCTCGTCGGAGCCGTGTTTCATTTTGTTGGAG GTTTGTCAGACATTGCTGCCTACTGCTTATACATCAACAGGGTCGCCAGGACAACCTTTGCTGCCAGTTTACAACCAGGAGTCTTACG GTATGACATAGGAACTCCCATATTTCTGGGACTGGTGGGATGTTTTTTCATCCTTTTGGGGGCCGTGCTTTACGCTGTGACAGTCTACAGAGTAATCTTGCCTCAAAG CAGAGTGGTGTACGCCTATGGAACACGAACGTACATGGACCCTCGCTCCGCTGGAAGAACCCTGTACACCGGATACTACAGACCGTCCAAACAGTACGGGTCTTACATGGGCTCAGGACGGTCCAACAGCTCCAAGATCTCAAAGCTCTCACAGACAACACCagagaaaatgtcagaaagAGATGCATTTGTGTAG
- the LOC139933075 gene encoding claudin-10-like — MSGVQILAFLGGLAGLGATIGATVSNEWRATSRASSVITATWVLQGLWNNCAGNAIGALHCRPHYTILKLEGYIQACRGLMIAAVCLGFFGAIFSLVGMKCTKIGGTDKNKARIACFAGVTFILSGLCSLSACSLYAHRITTEFFDPMFVAQKYELGAALFIGWAGSILCILGGGMLCFSIADSFTKSHSQAGYIYKGAASHSHISFHPRGHAKSINQRPPPEYSSSSRMQHFDKNAYV, encoded by the exons ATGTCAGGCGTGCAGATCCTGGCGTTCCTCGGTGGCCTGGCGGGGCTGGGTGCCACCATCGGTGCCACGGTGTCCAACGAGTGGAGGGCCACCAGCAGGGCTTCTTCAGTCATCACAGCAACATGGGTGCTGCAGGGTCTGTGGAACAACTGTGCTGGGAATGCCATTGGAGCCCTGCACTGCAGACCACATTATACTATCCTCAAGCTAGAAG GTTACATCCAGGCTTGCAGAGGATTGATGATtgcagctgtctgtctgggttTCTTTGGTGCTATATTTTCCCTTGTCGGGATGAAATGCACCAAAATTGGAGgaactgacaaaaacaaagccagGATTGCCTGCTTCGCTGGTGTGACTTTCATTCTTAGTG GCCTCTGCTCACTTTCCGCATGCTCCCTCTATGCACACCGGATAACAACAGAGTTTTTCGACCCCATGTTTGTGGCACAGAA GTACGAGCTGGGAGCCGCTCTGTTTATCGGCTGGGCAGGTTCCATCCTCTGCATTCTGGGAGGCGGCATGCTCTGCTTCTCCATTGCAGATAGTTTTACCAAAAG CCATAGTCAGGCAGGCTATATCTACAAAGGTGCTGCCTCCCATTCTCATATCTCTTTCCACCCAAGAGGGCATGCCAAGTCTATAAACCAGAGGCCTCCTCCAGAGtacagcagctcctccagaaTGCAACACTTTGATAAGAATGCATATGTGTGA